In Streptomyces sp. NBC_00341, the DNA window CTGGAGGAGGTCTTCGCGGTCTGCGACACCGTCACCGTGCTGCGCGACGGCCGGTCCGTGCTCGAATCCGCGCCGCTCGCGGAGCACACCCAGGACGACGTCGTGACCCTGATGGTCGGACGCGCCCACGCGGTGACGGCGATGACCCCGCGGCCCGTGGACACGTCCGCGACGCCCGCGCTCTCCCTCACCGGGCTCTCGACGGCCTCCGGCCACCGTGACATCTCCCTCGACGTGCTCCCCGGGGAGATCGTCGGGCTGTACGGCCTGGTCGGCGCGGGGCGCAGCGAACTGGTCAGGGCGGTGCTCGGTCTGGACCGGGTGACCGGCGGTGAGATCCGGGTGTACGGGGAGCCCGCGAGGATCGGCTCGCCGCGGCAGGCGCTGCACGGGTACGGGATCGGGTATCTGACGGAGAACCGCAAGGAGGAGGGTGTCTTCCTGGAGCAGCCCATCCTCCGCAACATCACCGTGACGGTGTGGCGGAAGCTGGCGAACGCCATCGGATACGTTCCCGCCCGCCGGGAGCGCGAGACCGCGGAGGATCTTGTCGAGCGCCTCGGCATCAGGATCTCCGGGCTCGCGCAGAACGCCGGTGAGCTGTCGGGCGGCAACCAGCAGAAGGTCAGTCTGTCGAAGTGGCTGGCGGCCGACACCCGGCTGCTGGTCGTCGACGAACCGACCGTCGGTGTGGACGTGCGGACCAAGCACGCCTTCCACGAGCTGATCTGGGAGCTCGCCCGCGGCGGACTGCCGATCCTGCTGATCAGCAGCGACCTGGCGGAGATGGTGACCCTGGCCGACCGGGTCGTCGTGATGGCCGGTCACCGCATCCGCGGCGAGGTGGCCAACGACCACGACTACGGCCGGATGAGCGGCCGGATCATCCGTATGATCCACGACCGGCCGGTCCTGGCCGGGTCCCCGAAGGGACCGACCGCGTGAGGCGGGTCGCGCAGGTCATCGGTCTGCGCCCGGGGAAGGCGGCGGAGTACCGGGAGCTGCACCGTGCCGTCCCCGGGCCCGTGCTCGACCGGCTGCGGCGCTCCCATATTGCCAACTACTCGATCCACCTGCTCGGCGACAGGCTGTTCAGCTACTTCGAGTACCACGGCGACGACCTGGCCGCCGACCTCGCCCTGATGGCCGACGACCCGGCCACCCAGGAGTGGTGGCGGCTCACAGCTCCCTGCCAGCGGCCCGTGGACGAAGCCGGGCCCGGTGCCTGGTGGGCATCGGGCGAGCAGGTCTTCCTCATGGAGTAGGCCGCCGGACAGGCCGTAGGCCCTCCGTACACGAGAACCGTCCGGCGGCGCCGGTGCGCCGTTCCCGCAGCCCCGGGAGGGCGCGGCCCTCGCTCTCCCGGGCACCCCGCGTCTTCGGCCCGGCCCCGTCGGTCATTTCTCCTGGAACCGGCTGAGCTGGCGCTCCAGGCTGTGTGTCAGATGGTCCGTCATCGCCTGTGCGGCCCGCTCGGCACTGCGGCGCAGGATCGCCCGGACGACCCGCTCGTGCTCGGCCAGGGTCGAATCGTCCTCGACGGGAAGGCTGCTGAGGCGGAAGACGTGGAGATGCGCGTGGAGCCGCTCGACCGCGTCCAGGAGGAGGGGGCGACGGGCGGCGACCGCGACGGCGTCGTGGAAGCGCTGGTCCAGGGCTGCGAATTCACGGTAGGACGCGTAGGGACCCGCGGGGCTGGGGTGGACCTCCATGTCCTCCTGGATGGCCTCGATGACGTCGAGCTGAGACTCGTCGGCGTGCAGGGCCGCCAGCGCCGCGGCCCGCGGTTCCAGGAGGAGCCGCATCTCGAACAGCTCCTCAACCCCTTGCCGGGTGAGCAGTTCCGTCGCCCGGTATCCGGAGAGGGAACGCTTGACCACGAGGCCGTCCGACTCCAGACGGGCCAGCGCCTCGCGGACCGGGGTCGGTGAGACGTCGAGCCTGCGGGAGAGGGCTTCGATGCCGACGCGGGCCCCCGGTGCGATCTCATGGTCCATGACCATGGCCTTGATGTCCTCGTAGACGCTGTCGGAGAGTGGCTGGCGGACCGGCGCCGTGGGGGGCTCTGGCGCCCCGGCCCGGTCGTCGAAGACGGGCGGGTCATTCACCGGCATCCAGATCTCCTCGCTTCACCACACGTGCGGCCACCAGCAGTTTAGCGAGCGGGCCGGGCGAACCCAGGTGCTCCGGGCTCCCTGGTGACGCCCCGCGTTCCTCGAACGTCGGTGCGGACGATGGAGCGCTCCGTCTTCCCACTGGTCAACCGCCAGTCGGGCCGGGCGAGGGGCATCCCGAACGCCTCGGCGGCGGGCACCGGGGCCGTCCGGTACGCACCGCGTTCCGATGGGCGACCACCGTTCGGACCCGTCCGGGCTGCGGCAGCTCCGACGTGCGTCGAGGTTGGACGTATGCCAGCACAGAGCCCGGTCGGCGTTCCCGGCGGTCAGTCGTCCGCGCGCTTGCGCGGTGTCGGAGAAAGCATGAGCGGGCGATCGGTACTCCTGGTCCTTGGGGTGTTGGTGCTGCAGACAGCGTTTGTGCTCTCGTGCGTCGGCGCGTTCCGCGATCCCGTCCCGCACCGCATTGCCCTGGCCGTCACGGACCCCACGACACGGATCGCCGACGACACCTTCTACCAGCTCGCGTTGCTTCCCGGTGAGCCGGTGGACCCGGTCCGGGTGGCCGACGAGGCTGCTGCCCTGGACCGCATCCACAGTCGTGAGGTGGACGGTGCGCTCGTCCTCTCCCGATCCGGCACCGCCGACCTGTTGCTGGTTGCCGGTGGGGCGGGCCCGTTGCTGGCCAAGGAACTTGCCACGCACGTCGTCGCGGCAGAAGGGCACCAGGGCCGCACGGTCCGAGTCCGGGACGTGGTGCCGGTCGCGCCGGGTGACAAGCGTCTCCTCTCCTCCTTCTCGCTCGTTGTGGGCTGGTGTGCGGGCGGCGTCCTGTGCGCCTCGGTGCAGGCGTACGGTGCCGGGCGCCGTCGTCCGGCGGGATTGCGCGCATCGGCCGCCATGGGTGTGCTGCTGGTGTATTCGGTGCTTGCCGGGCTCCTAGGCGTGCTGGTCGCCAGGACTCTTCTGGACGCGGTGCCAGGAAACCTCTGGGCACTGTGGGCCCTCGGTTCCCTGCTGGTTCTGACGGTCGGAGCCCTCACACTCGCCCTGTACGAATCGGCCGGAGCGCTGGGAATCGGTCTGGCGCTCCTGCTCGTGGTCGTCCTCGGCGGGCCGAGCGCGGGCGGGGTGTATCCCACCGAGTTGCTGCCCGCGTTCTGGCGCACTGTGGGCCCGTTCCTGCCGCCCGGGGCGGGCCTGGACGCCGTGGATTCGATCGCCTATTTCCGTGGTGCGGGTGCCGGCGGGCCGTGGTGGACGCTTGTGGCCTGGGCCGGCGGCGGCGCGGCCGTGGTCCTGCTGGGCGGCGTTGTCGCGACCCGGTCCCGTCCTCCCGCAGCGCGGACCAAGCGTCGGCCCTGACGTCCAGTCACCACAGCGACGTCACTGGCCCCGACGTCACCGGCCCCCGGCGTCACCAGTCCTCGTCCGACCACTGGTCGAGCAGCGCTTCGCCGTTGAGGCTGCTGTGGGGTACCTCGGTGCCGAGGGACTGCTCGGCCCAGATGACTTTGCCGCGTGCGGTGTAGCGCGTGCCCCAGCGGTGCGCGAGCCGGGCGATGATGAACAGGCCGCGCCCGCCCTCATCGGTGCTGGCAGCCTGGCGGACGTGCGGGGCCGTACTGCTGCCGTCGGCGACTTCGCAGATCAGGGTGTCGTCGTCGTGCAGCAGCCGGAGCCGGATCGGCGGGGAGCCGTATCGGATCGCGTTGGTGACCAGCTCGCTGACGATGAGCTCCGCCGTGTAGGTGGCGTCCGCCAGCCCCCACCCGTTCACCACACGTGCCGCTTCCGCACGGATGCTGGAGACAGTCGTCGGGTCGTCGGGTACGTCCCAGTCGGCCACGCGGCCGGGATCCATCAGACGGGTGCGGGCGACGAGCAGGGCCACATCGTCCGTGGGCCGGTCGGTCAGCAGGGCGTCGAGGACCGCTTGGCATGTTGCCTCGGGGTCCGGGTCGCCGGGGCCGGCCAGCGTGGCGCGCAGGACGTCCAGCCCCACGTCGATGTCGCGGCTGCGCCGCTCGACCAGCCCGTCGGTGAACAGGACCAGCCTGCTTCCTTCGGGCAGCGTCAGCTCGGTGGTCTCCACCGGCAGGCCCTCGTTGATCCCGAGCGGCGGCGAACCGGGGATCTCCGGATAGGTGACGGTGCCGTCCGGGAGCACCAGGGCCGGGCCCGGGTGACCGGCCCTGGCGAGGGTGCAGTGCCCGGTGACCGGGTCGTAAATGGCATAGAGGCAGGTGGCGCCGGAGACGTCGACGTCACTGTCCCCCTCCGCGTCGAGGCGGCTGACGAGAGCGTCGAGGTGGGCGAGGAGTTCGTCCGGGGACAGGTCCAGGGCGGAGAAGTTGTGCACCGCGGTACGCAACCGCCCCATGGTGGCGGCGGCATGGAGGCCATGGCCGACGACATCACCGACCACCAGCGCGACCCGGACTCCGGGCAGCGGGATGATGTCGTACCAGTCCCCGCCCACGCCCGGCTGGGCCGGGAGGTAGCGATGGGCCACCTCAAGGGCGGAATGCGTGGGCAGGGCGCTGGGCAGCAGGCTGCGCTGGAGTGTGACCGCCATGGCGTGCTCGCGGGTGAAGCGGCGCGCGTTGTCGATGGCCACGCCCGCTCGGGCCGCCAGTTCCTCCGCGACGGACAGGTCCTCGGGCTCGAAGGGACCCTTGTCCTTGCGCCAGAAGTCCACGCTCCCCAGCACCACACCACGTGCCTGCAGCGGGGCGGAGACCAGCGAGTGGATGCCGTAGTCCAGGACCGCACGCGCCCGTGGCCGGTCCAGGGCGAACCAGCCCTCTGAGGCCGAGAGATCGGCCGCGAGGACGGCCCGGCCGCCGTCCACACCGAGCGCCGCGGGACTGCCGGGAGGAAAGTGCAGCACCTCCCCCACCGGGGAGAGGGGGTGATCCTCGCGGATACCGGCGATCGCTGTGCGGCGCATGTCGGCGTCCGCTCCGGTGGGTTCCTCACCGCGCAGTACGGGGTCCAGCAGTTCCACGGTGACGAAGTCGGCGAACCGGGGCACCGCGACGGCCGCCAGTTCCTCGGCGGTGCGCACCACATCGAGCGTGGTGCCGATGTGCGTCCCCGCGTCGTAGAGCAGTTGCAGCCGTGACCGCGCCACTTCTGCCCGGCCCGCCAGTTCACTCAGCTCGGTGGTGTCGCGCAGGGTGACCACGCTGCCCCGAGGGCCTCCCGGCCCCTCGACGGTCCGGAGGTTGACGGCGAGGAGCCGGTCCCCGTTGGCGTGGACCTCGTCGCTGGCTGTCCGGCCCGAGACCAGGAGCTGCGTCGTGTCCGGGGTCAGACCGAGGTCGCTCACCTCGCGTTGCTCAGCGTTGCGCGGCAGGCCGAGCAGTCGTCGCGCCTCGTCGTTGGCCAGCGTGAGCACGCCGCGGTCGTCGATGATGAGTACGCCTTCCCGAACCGAGTGCAGGACCGCGTCATGGTGCTCGTACATCCGTGTCATCTCGGCGGACCCCAGGCCGTGGGTCTGATGGCGCAGGCGTTTGCTCACGGCCGCCGACCCGGCCGCGGCCAGCAGGAGTGCCCCGCCCGCGACCGCCAGGATCGCGGGGAGCTGGTGCGTGACCATCTCGTTCACGCTCTTGACGTAGATCCCCACCGAGATCAGTCCGACGACCCGGCCCTTGGCGTCGAACACGGCGACTGTCGTATCGACTGCTCGTCCCAGGGCGCTGTCGAACGTCTCCTGGAAGGGCTTGCCCGTGAGCGCGGGTCCGAAGCTGCCGGTGACGTGGCCGCCGATGCGGCTCGGGTCGGGGTGGGACCAGCGGATGCCGTTCGGGTCGAACGCCACCACGTAGCCGACGTGGGCGCTCCTGCGCATCTTCTCCGAACTGGGCTGCAGCACTCGTGTCGGGTCGGCCGACTGCATCGCCGCGGCGGTGCCCGGTGCGTCCCGGAACGCCACGGCCACGGCGAGCGATCTGTCCCGCGCCTCGTCTGTAGCGGTGTGCTGAGACTGGACGAGGAGGACCAGGAAAGTGGCAGCGATGAGCAGGACTGCGACGACCACCTGCAGCAGGAACACCTGGCCTGCGACGCTCCGGGGCATCAGGTGGGAAAACCGGCCACGACGCCCGGCCCGGAACCGCCACGGAGACCCTTTCTCGACCATTCGCCCAGCATCACCGAGGATGGGCCCGCAGAGCGGCTGACCGCGCCGGTACGCGGCAGTGCCTCACACGACGGGGGCACACAGGCCAGGCGACCGGGGCTACGAGCTGGTCCGCCGGCAGCGGGACGGGATCCGGGCCAGGACCTGCACCCGGCTCCGAGCCAAGGCCGACGTGAACTTCTGGGTCCTGGGCGACGTCCACCGCGGGCGTGGGCAGCAGTGCCTCGCCATCATCGAGTGCCGCATAGAGTGACCGTGCGCCCGGCCGGTCCGGCATGAGGGCTTCCGGCGGCGAGCGAATGAGGCTGCGATGAGTGAACTGACGAAGCCCGGGATCGACCGTCCGGAGGGTGACGCTCCCCACGAGCTGACAGTCCGCGACCTCGTCGTCGGGGACGGGCTTGAGGCGAAGCCGGGCAGGGTTGTCCAGGTTCACTACGTCGGCGTCACCTTCGAGTCCGGAAAGGAATTCGACGCCTCCTGGGACCGGGGCAAGGCGTTCAAGTTCGCCGTGGGCGGTGGCAAGGTCATCAAGGGCTGGGACCGCGGGATCAGAGGGATGAAGGTCGGCGGCCGGCGCGAGATCGTCGTTCCCCCGCGCCTCGGCTACGGCAACCAGTCACCCTCGTCGTTGATCCCGGCGGGCTCGACACTCGTCTTCGTGGTGGACCTGCTCTCCGTCGCGGTCTGAGGCCTTCTGCTGCCCTGACTCTCCCCCGGATCAGAGGCCGTGCGACACCTGCCGGAGGACCGCGGCACCACACGACTTCGGCGTCGCTCGACTGAGCCTGGGGGCCGTCGTGCCGTGGACGCGGGGCAGGTCGAGGTCAGCCACGGTTGGCGGCGTGGAGATGACGGGTGTCGCCGAGGCCGACGACTTGGCGGTTGTGGAAGAAGTCGTCTTCGCGCAGCGTGGTGATGCTGCCGGAGGGCGCCCGGAAGCTGGCATAGCCGACTGACTCGATCGGCATCTTGATCCAGGACGCAACGACGCACGTCAGGGAGCCGCCGTGGGTCACGATGATCTGCTGTTCGCAAGGGCTGAGCAGGATCTCGTCCATGGCCGCGTAGATGCGCTGCGCCCATGCAGCCTTGGTCTCCGCACCCTGCACGCCCTCATCGTGGTGCATTCGTTCCCCGACAGCCGGCGGTGGGATGAAGCGACGGTCGAGCCACTCCTGCGGCATTCCCTCCGCCTCGCCGTAGGACTTCTCCCGCAGCCTGCGATCCAGGACCGGCTTCACGCCGAATACTTCGGCGACCTCATTGGCCGTCCGCAGGGTGCGCTGCAGATCCGAGGAGAACAGCTCCACCTCGGCGCCGTCCGGAATCCGGGCCCGCAGCGCTTGAGCGATGGAGGCCGCCGCACGGACACCGTCGGGCGTCAGCTGCGAGTCATGCCATCCGCCGACGACTCCCTCGACGTGGTGGGTCGCCTCGGGATGGGTCACGACGTAGAGGGTGCGCATGGGTGCTCGATCTCCCGTGGGTAGCGTCCTGCCTGGTTCGAGGGTGCAGCCCAGCGGCACAGCGATCCGGCCGATGCAGAGGGGCTGCGGCGTGCCTCGGCGGACCGACGGAGCTCGATCCGGTAATGGGGGCAGAAGTTGAAGCTCTCTGCGATGTCACCGCCACAGCCGCACAGCAACTCGCGGATCTCCTGCCGCCCTTGTCAACACGTAAAAGGTTACGGCAGGCCGTGAGCCTCGGCTGCCTCACGGAGCAACTGACTGATCGCGTGGTGCGGGTCACAGCTGCCGCATGTCACGAACGGACGAGCAGCTTGCGTCTGGTGGTCGTTCGCAAGGCCCCGACGGCCACGAGACGAAGAAGGCGGCAACGCGATGAACGCAACAGAGGCACAGAAGCACGAGGTCCTGGTCCTGGGTGCCGGCTACGCCGGACTCGCCGCCGCGATCCAGCTCGCGGCCCGCACGAGGAAGCGTGGAGACGTGCGCGTGACGCTGGTCAACCCCTTCGAGGAGTTCACCGAACGGCTCCGCTTGCACATGACCGCAACGGGTCAGGAGACGGCCGAGATGAGCATCCGGGAGCTGCTTGAGGGGACCGGCGCCGTTTTCGTCCGCGGCTGGGTCACCGCCTTGGACGTCGGGGCGAAGACCGTTCGGATCGACGACGACCGGGTCCTGGGCTACGACACCCTTGTCTACGGTCTGGGCAGCGTCGCGGATACCGTCGCCGTCCCCGGAGTCGATGCCCACGCCCACACCCTGAACAGCCCGCAGGACGCCGCCCTCCTCGCCGACCGGCTGGCCCGGCTCGGCGGCGGGACGGTAGTCGTCGCCGGCGGCGGCCTCACCGGAGTCGAGGCCGCCGCAGAGGTCGCCGAGCGATACCCGGAGCTCCAGGTGACGCTGCTGGGCCGGGGGGAACCCGGCGCGGGCATGCATCCGAGGGCCAAGGCCCATCTGGATGCCGGGCTCGCCCGGCTCGGAGTACGGGTACTCATCGGCGTCGAGGTCACCGAGGTGCGGCCGGACAGCGTCGAGCTGGCGGACGGCTCCAGCATCCCGGCGGCCGCCGTGCTGTGGACCAGCGGGACCCGCGTCTCACCGCTGGCCGCCGCCGCGGGCCTGAGCGTGGACGAGCGCGGCCGGCTGATCACCGACAGGGCGCTGCGCTCCGTCTCCCACCCCGATGTCCACGCCGTGGGCGACGCGGCGGCCATCCGGCAGGGCTATGGCGTGATGCACGGGACCTGTCAGGGCGGCATGCCCACCGGCGTCCACGCGGCCCTCACGATCCTGCGCACGCTGGCCGGTAAGGAGCCCAAGCCCTTCCGCTTCGGCTACTACCACACACCGGTCAGCCTGGGCCGCGAAGACGGCGTCGTGCAGTTCACTCGCCCCGACGACAGCCCGCGCCGCATCGTGCTGACCGGAAAGCGGGCCGCGCGGTATAAGGAGACGGTCACCGCCTCGCCGTGGCCGGCCTTCGCCCGCATGAAGAAGATTCCCGCCTCGGGCGCGTTCTGGCCGCGCGGCGGCCGCTACACCCGTATCCGGAGTGCCGAATGACTCAGCCGCAACATGCCGACCGCGACCAGCCGGCCTTCCAGCAGTACCGCACCCTGCTCTTCTCCGTCGCGTACCGCATCCTCGGCACCGCTGTCGATGCGGAGGACGTGGTCCAGGACGCCTGGCTCAAGTGGTCGGCGGCCGACCGTTCCCAGGTCGCCGACCCCAAGGCCTACCTGACCCGGATCGTCTC includes these proteins:
- a CDS encoding sugar ABC transporter ATP-binding protein — its product is MSEVLLECDQIVKVFPGVRALDGVGLRLTAGSVHALLGENGAGKSTLIKVITGVHAPDGGRLLRGGQEIQPRSPLDAMRAGVGVVHQERNLIPGFSVAENITLQNPPSRRGLVDREAMTAPARRCLAELGLDIDPHQLVSELSVAQQQLVEIAKALHTDSKVLLLDEPTASLSPQEAEHLFDVIRRLTERGTCVVFVSHKLEEVFAVCDTVTVLRDGRSVLESAPLAEHTQDDVVTLMVGRAHAVTAMTPRPVDTSATPALSLTGLSTASGHRDISLDVLPGEIVGLYGLVGAGRSELVRAVLGLDRVTGGEIRVYGEPARIGSPRQALHGYGIGYLTENRKEEGVFLEQPILRNITVTVWRKLANAIGYVPARRERETAEDLVERLGIRISGLAQNAGELSGGNQQKVSLSKWLAADTRLLVVDEPTVGVDVRTKHAFHELIWELARGGLPILLISSDLAEMVTLADRVVVMAGHRIRGEVANDHDYGRMSGRIIRMIHDRPVLAGSPKGPTA
- a CDS encoding L-rhamnose mutarotase, which gives rise to MRRVAQVIGLRPGKAAEYRELHRAVPGPVLDRLRRSHIANYSIHLLGDRLFSYFEYHGDDLAADLALMADDPATQEWWRLTAPCQRPVDEAGPGAWWASGEQVFLME
- a CDS encoding GntR family transcriptional regulator → MPVNDPPVFDDRAGAPEPPTAPVRQPLSDSVYEDIKAMVMDHEIAPGARVGIEALSRRLDVSPTPVREALARLESDGLVVKRSLSGYRATELLTRQGVEELFEMRLLLEPRAAALAALHADESQLDVIEAIQEDMEVHPSPAGPYASYREFAALDQRFHDAVAVAARRPLLLDAVERLHAHLHVFRLSSLPVEDDSTLAEHERVVRAILRRSAERAAQAMTDHLTHSLERQLSRFQEK
- a CDS encoding DUF3533 domain-containing protein; protein product: MPAQSPVGVPGGQSSARLRGVGESMSGRSVLLVLGVLVLQTAFVLSCVGAFRDPVPHRIALAVTDPTTRIADDTFYQLALLPGEPVDPVRVADEAAALDRIHSREVDGALVLSRSGTADLLLVAGGAGPLLAKELATHVVAAEGHQGRTVRVRDVVPVAPGDKRLLSSFSLVVGWCAGGVLCASVQAYGAGRRRPAGLRASAAMGVLLVYSVLAGLLGVLVARTLLDAVPGNLWALWALGSLLVLTVGALTLALYESAGALGIGLALLLVVVLGGPSAGGVYPTELLPAFWRTVGPFLPPGAGLDAVDSIAYFRGAGAGGPWWTLVAWAGGGAAVVLLGGVVATRSRPPAARTKRRP
- a CDS encoding SpoIIE family protein phosphatase/ATP-binding protein, whose translation is MPRSVAGQVFLLQVVVAVLLIAATFLVLLVQSQHTATDEARDRSLAVAVAFRDAPGTAAAMQSADPTRVLQPSSEKMRRSAHVGYVVAFDPNGIRWSHPDPSRIGGHVTGSFGPALTGKPFQETFDSALGRAVDTTVAVFDAKGRVVGLISVGIYVKSVNEMVTHQLPAILAVAGGALLLAAAGSAAVSKRLRHQTHGLGSAEMTRMYEHHDAVLHSVREGVLIIDDRGVLTLANDEARRLLGLPRNAEQREVSDLGLTPDTTQLLVSGRTASDEVHANGDRLLAVNLRTVEGPGGPRGSVVTLRDTTELSELAGRAEVARSRLQLLYDAGTHIGTTLDVVRTAEELAAVAVPRFADFVTVELLDPVLRGEEPTGADADMRRTAIAGIREDHPLSPVGEVLHFPPGSPAALGVDGGRAVLAADLSASEGWFALDRPRARAVLDYGIHSLVSAPLQARGVVLGSVDFWRKDKGPFEPEDLSVAEELAARAGVAIDNARRFTREHAMAVTLQRSLLPSALPTHSALEVAHRYLPAQPGVGGDWYDIIPLPGVRVALVVGDVVGHGLHAAATMGRLRTAVHNFSALDLSPDELLAHLDALVSRLDAEGDSDVDVSGATCLYAIYDPVTGHCTLARAGHPGPALVLPDGTVTYPEIPGSPPLGINEGLPVETTELTLPEGSRLVLFTDGLVERRSRDIDVGLDVLRATLAGPGDPDPEATCQAVLDALLTDRPTDDVALLVARTRLMDPGRVADWDVPDDPTTVSSIRAEAARVVNGWGLADATYTAELIVSELVTNAIRYGSPPIRLRLLHDDDTLICEVADGSSTAPHVRQAASTDEGGRGLFIIARLAHRWGTRYTARGKVIWAEQSLGTEVPHSSLNGEALLDQWSDEDW
- a CDS encoding FKBP-type peptidyl-prolyl cis-trans isomerase, with the protein product MSELTKPGIDRPEGDAPHELTVRDLVVGDGLEAKPGRVVQVHYVGVTFESGKEFDASWDRGKAFKFAVGGGKVIKGWDRGIRGMKVGGRREIVVPPRLGYGNQSPSSLIPAGSTLVFVVDLLSVAV
- a CDS encoding histidine phosphatase family protein, producing the protein MRTLYVVTHPEATHHVEGVVGGWHDSQLTPDGVRAAASIAQALRARIPDGAEVELFSSDLQRTLRTANEVAEVFGVKPVLDRRLREKSYGEAEGMPQEWLDRRFIPPPAVGERMHHDEGVQGAETKAAWAQRIYAAMDEILLSPCEQQIIVTHGGSLTCVVASWIKMPIESVGYASFRAPSGSITTLREDDFFHNRQVVGLGDTRHLHAANRG
- a CDS encoding NAD(P)/FAD-dependent oxidoreductase; this translates as MNATEAQKHEVLVLGAGYAGLAAAIQLAARTRKRGDVRVTLVNPFEEFTERLRLHMTATGQETAEMSIRELLEGTGAVFVRGWVTALDVGAKTVRIDDDRVLGYDTLVYGLGSVADTVAVPGVDAHAHTLNSPQDAALLADRLARLGGGTVVVAGGGLTGVEAAAEVAERYPELQVTLLGRGEPGAGMHPRAKAHLDAGLARLGVRVLIGVEVTEVRPDSVELADGSSIPAAAVLWTSGTRVSPLAAAAGLSVDERGRLITDRALRSVSHPDVHAVGDAAAIRQGYGVMHGTCQGGMPTGVHAALTILRTLAGKEPKPFRFGYYHTPVSLGREDGVVQFTRPDDSPRRIVLTGKRAARYKETVTASPWPAFARMKKIPASGAFWPRGGRYTRIRSAE